A single Agromyces sp. CF514 DNA region contains:
- a CDS encoding aromatic ring-opening dioxygenase LigA, with translation MTENFETGGAVLNRTQVNVVRLTGLAGIIGGILLIVVAIVAWASVSNQLAAEKIVIPDDAPILAGQTVNGPIDAFVQAGVIAMHAEEIGGGKTYAELDQDDPVRTTVMNASFLRASLFTSVVAFGVALFAGAVGAMFVLFGWSLRTIVPPLPKTAG, from the coding sequence ATGACTGAGAATTTCGAGACAGGTGGCGCGGTGCTCAACCGCACGCAGGTGAACGTGGTGCGGTTGACGGGGCTCGCCGGCATCATCGGCGGCATCCTGCTCATCGTCGTCGCGATCGTGGCGTGGGCGTCGGTGTCGAACCAGTTGGCCGCCGAGAAGATCGTGATCCCCGACGACGCTCCGATCCTCGCGGGGCAGACCGTCAACGGCCCGATCGACGCGTTCGTCCAGGCCGGGGTCATCGCCATGCACGCCGAGGAGATCGGCGGGGGCAAGACCTACGCCGAGCTCGACCAGGACGACCCGGTGCGCACGACGGTCATGAACGCCTCGTTCCTGAGGGCGTCGCTGTTCACGTCGGTCGTCGCGTTCGGCGTTGCGCTGTTCGCCGGTGCGGTCGGCGCGATGTTCGTGCTGTTCGGGTGGTCGCTGCGCACGATCGTGCCGCCATTGCCCAAGACCGCCGGGTAG
- a CDS encoding RNA polymerase sigma factor translates to MGATDAAGAAGSAGEAAPAAAVEADRTADERARRAVAAVWRIESARIVATLARFVGDVGQAEDLAQEALVEALRQWPAEGVPANPGAWLTTVAKRRAIDGWRRRERLDERYAAMARDLEERGGAASEVFWDPDTIDDDVLRLIFVSCHPVLSREAQIALTLRIVGGLTTEEIARAFLVPTATVQQRIVRAKKTLAAANVPFEVPEPNEYPARLASVLQVLYLVFNEGHVPASGAEWMRADVSNEALRLARVVAGLMPREPEAWSLVALMEFTAARFPARTAPDGSAIPLDQQERVRWDRAQIVRGRAALAKADGIGRGRAAYGLQAAIAECHAVAPTFDDTDWAHIVVLYEALGRIAPSPVVDLNRAVAVAMATGPGSALLLVDELVAGGRLAGYAGLPAVRGELLARLGRTDEARSELEAAARLTGNERERDSLRAKAARL, encoded by the coding sequence ATGGGAGCAACGGATGCCGCGGGCGCGGCCGGGTCGGCCGGTGAGGCCGCCCCGGCGGCCGCCGTCGAGGCGGACCGCACGGCCGACGAGCGCGCCCGCCGCGCCGTCGCCGCCGTCTGGCGCATCGAGTCCGCGCGCATCGTCGCGACCCTGGCCCGGTTCGTCGGCGACGTCGGGCAGGCCGAGGACCTCGCGCAGGAGGCGCTCGTCGAGGCGCTCAGACAGTGGCCGGCCGAGGGCGTCCCCGCCAATCCGGGTGCGTGGCTGACGACGGTCGCCAAGCGTCGTGCGATCGACGGATGGCGCCGCCGCGAACGGCTCGACGAGCGCTACGCCGCCATGGCGCGCGACCTCGAGGAGCGCGGCGGCGCGGCATCCGAGGTCTTCTGGGACCCCGACACGATCGACGACGACGTGCTGCGGCTCATCTTCGTGTCGTGCCACCCCGTGCTCTCGCGCGAGGCGCAGATCGCGCTCACCCTGCGCATCGTGGGCGGCCTCACGACCGAGGAGATCGCACGCGCGTTCCTCGTGCCGACCGCGACCGTGCAGCAGCGCATCGTGCGGGCCAAGAAGACCCTCGCGGCCGCGAACGTGCCGTTCGAGGTGCCCGAGCCGAACGAGTATCCGGCCCGCCTCGCTTCGGTGCTGCAGGTGCTCTACCTCGTGTTCAACGAGGGGCACGTCCCGGCGTCCGGGGCGGAATGGATGCGGGCGGATGTCTCGAACGAGGCCCTGCGTCTCGCCCGGGTGGTCGCGGGCCTCATGCCGCGAGAACCCGAGGCGTGGTCGCTGGTGGCGCTCATGGAGTTCACCGCGGCGCGCTTCCCCGCGCGCACGGCGCCCGACGGGTCGGCGATCCCGCTCGACCAGCAGGAACGCGTGCGCTGGGATCGCGCCCAGATCGTCCGCGGCCGAGCGGCGTTGGCGAAGGCCGACGGCATCGGCCGTGGTCGGGCCGCCTACGGACTGCAGGCGGCGATCGCCGAGTGCCATGCGGTCGCCCCGACCTTCGACGACACCGACTGGGCGCACATCGTCGTGCTCTACGAGGCGCTGGGCCGCATCGCCCCCTCGCCCGTGGTCGACCTGAACCGGGCGGTGGCCGTCGCGATGGCCACCGGCCCCGGGTCGGCACTGCTGCTGGTCGACGAACTCGTCGCCGGCGGACGGCTGGCCGGCTACGCCGGGCTCCCGGCGGTGCGCGGCGAACTGCTCGCCCGACTCGGCCGTACCGACGAGGCGAGGTCCGAGCTCGAGGCCGCGGCCCGCCTCACCGGCAACGAGCGGGAGCGCGACAGCCTGCGCGCGAAGGCCGCGAGGCTGTAG
- a CDS encoding YciI family protein, with protein MKYMLIMRSNDAAVEAYEQLDFNEVIAAMGAYNESLIKAGVLLGGEGLTDAKEGFVVDFDTTPPVVTDGPYGETKELFNGFWIIQASSAEEAAEWAKRCPLGPGAKLEVRRVNELEDFPQDNEWIQKEAGWRADSDAVIRASAAAAAERRAD; from the coding sequence GTGAAGTACATGCTGATCATGCGCTCGAACGATGCGGCCGTCGAGGCCTACGAGCAGCTCGACTTCAACGAGGTCATCGCCGCCATGGGCGCCTACAACGAGTCGCTCATCAAGGCCGGCGTCCTGCTCGGCGGCGAGGGGCTGACCGACGCGAAGGAGGGCTTCGTCGTCGACTTCGACACGACGCCTCCGGTCGTCACCGACGGCCCCTACGGCGAGACGAAGGAGCTGTTCAACGGCTTCTGGATCATCCAGGCGTCGAGTGCCGAAGAGGCCGCCGAGTGGGCCAAGCGGTGCCCCCTCGGACCTGGCGCGAAGCTCGAGGTGCGGCGCGTGAACGAGCTCGAGGACTTCCCCCAGGACAACGAGTGGATCCAGAAGGAGGCCGGCTGGCGCGCAGACTCCGATGCCGTCATCAGGGCATCGGCAGCGGCCGCAGCCGAGCGTCGCGCCGACTGA